From the genome of Acidaminococcus sp.:
AGAAGAATACCGGGGAATTTAGCGTTCACGAAAAAGCACCTTCCTTACGAGATAAAATCTTTGCTTATTGTAGCCCATTTTTCTAATAAATAAAAACAATGTTTTATTATCATTACATAAGATAGTCTTATGTATTTATTTTGTGAATCACCCGGCAGCACAATAGTACTGGTACCTCCCCAGGAAGCAGTGATATAATATGAAAAATAAACTATGAAACTATCCGTGAGGGTGAATGAATATATGAATTACTATGAACTTTTAGAGGTATCGGAAACGGCTTCTCCGGAAGTTATCCGGGCCGCTTACCGGGCTCTGGCCAAAAAATATCATCCCGATGTCTATAAAGGTGCCGACCGGCAGCAGATGATGTCAACCGTAAACGCTGCCTATGGCGTGCTTTCCGATCCGGTAAAACGTGCGGAATATGACCGGAGGCTTGCCCGTGAAAAAGGTCCCGGTATGAGGGAAAATTTCCGGAGCCATCCGGAGCGCCAGGGATCCACTTCCATTTTCGGGAAAATCTTTCACGGCATTACGAATGCCGTGGAAAATGGTATGAAGGAAAAGCAGAATGCCTATCTTAAGGGACTTACAATGGAACCTCTGACACTGGTACAAAGCTACATGGCTTCAAAAGGGTTCACACGTCTCGGATGCCGAAAAGCTATGCTGGATAAAGGTCTGCTTTTTGTAAATGATGAAGGCGACTGGCATGCGACTAAGGAGTGCCGGAGGTATGTGGAAATGATTGTCAAAGGACAGGTATAAGAAAAGCACCTCAGATAATCTGGTGCTCGGCTGGCCTCGCACGCATCTTATCTGAGAGCTTTTTTAGGGAAACTTTTTCCGTCCGGCGCAAAAATATGGGTGCATCTGCTGTGTCAGGCTGACTTAGGAACCACTCGATATACTATTTTTGTATTATCTCGAGTTCCTAAGTCAGCCTTCCTTGCATCTACACCCATCTTTTGTGCCGTCCATAAAAAGAGAATGAAAAAACAGGTGTGAGATG
Proteins encoded in this window:
- a CDS encoding DnaJ domain-containing protein is translated as MNYYELLEVSETASPEVIRAAYRALAKKYHPDVYKGADRQQMMSTVNAAYGVLSDPVKRAEYDRRLAREKGPGMRENFRSHPERQGSTSIFGKIFHGITNAVENGMKEKQNAYLKGLTMEPLTLVQSYMASKGFTRLGCRKAMLDKGLLFVNDEGDWHATKECRRYVEMIVKGQV